Proteins from a genomic interval of Odontesthes bonariensis isolate fOdoBon6 chromosome 7, fOdoBon6.hap1, whole genome shotgun sequence:
- the ppip5k1b gene encoding inositol hexakisphosphate and diphosphoinositol-pentakisphosphate kinase 1 isoform X2 — MSEPFKGRGPVKEQGRVHRNVPRFVVGCEDDEQDMGQMEAGMKKEMFREEDMEDDEDESPSERQIIVGICAMMKKSKSKPMTEILERLCKFDYIDVEIFPEEVILEEPVEKWPLCDCLISFHSKGFPLDKAVEYVKLRNPLLINDLNMQYFIQDRREVYRILQEEGIDLPRYAILNRDPDNPEECNLVEGEDHVEVNGEVFHKPFVEKPVCAEDHNVYIYYPTSAGGGSQRLFRKIGSRSSVYSPESSVRKTGSYIYEEFMPTDGTDVKVYTVGPDYAHAEARKSPALDGKVERDSEGKEIRYPVMLTAMEKLVARKVCLAFKQTVCGFDLLRANGHSYVCDVNGFSFVKNSMKYYDDCAKVLGNMVMRELAPQLHIPWSIPMEAEDIPIVPTTSGTMMELRCVIAIIRHGDRTPKQKMKMEVRHPLFFDLFEKYGGYKTGKLKLKKPKQLQEVLDIARLLLLELGQHNDCEIEEKKSKLEQLKTVLEMYGHFSGINRKVQLTYLRNGQPKASSEEEDFKKDAPSLLLVLKWGGELTPAGRVQAEELGRAFRCMYPGGQASNRRSLGCESPIDFGDYAGFPGCGLLRLHSTYRHDLKIYASDEGRVQMTAAAFAKGLLALEGELTPILVQMVKSANMNGLLDSDSDSLTDCQQKVKARLHEIMQKDQEFTQEDYQKLAPTSSPSLVNSMKVIENPVTTCDKVYALIQSLNSQIRKRLEDPKSADLQLYHSETLELMLQRWSKLERDFRTKNGRYDISKIPDIYDCIKYDSQHNASLGLEDKLELFRLSRALADIVIPQEYGITKAEKLDIAQAYCVPLMKKIQLDLQRTHEDEAVNKLHPLYSRGVMSPGRHVRTRLYFTSESHVHSLLSMFRYGGLLDEVKDQQWKQAMDYLSAVTELNYMTQIVIMLYEDNNKDPSSEERFHVELHFSPGVKGCEDEENVPLGFGFRPASSENEDKKPDQGSLEDLSQDQTDEALLVSESINIQRRSPMIRNRKTGSMEVLSETSPTHSSKGSTSHRLFQSCSRQSPEIKPAGGLGSLCSGLFSASSLGVSCSAPNLRDYVRTHHHHHRKPPLSPGSLPCKIGMFELFSMLAVKRFSVSFARHPTNGFEGCSMVPSIYPLETLHNSLSLKQVEEFLKSVCESSSEAHAKTMKALSGLFDSQSQTSLYSPQQPLSSSGSEASLRPPSQPLWHGSIPSSAVSSAGPSSPITETGGVNFSFSE, encoded by the exons ATGTCCGAGCCCTTCAAGGGACGAGGACCAGTGAAAGAACAAGGGCGGGTTCACAGAAACGTTCCTCGGTTTGTGGTTGGTTGTGAAGATGATGAGCAAGACATGGGTCAAATGGAGGCTGGCATGAAGAAGGAGATGTTTCGAGAGGAGGACATGGAGGATGATGAAGATGAGTCG CCATCAGAGCGACAGATCATTGTGGGAATATGTGCAATGATGAAGAAGTCCAAGTCGAAGCCCATGACTGAGATCTTGGAGCGACTTTGTAAGTTTGACTACATTGACGTAGAGATTTTTCCTGAGGAGGTGATCCTGGAAGAACCTGTGGAGAAATGGCCTCTCTGCGACTGCCTGATCTCCTTCCATTCCAAAG gcttccctcttgacaaagctgtggaataCGTCAAGCTCAGGAATCCGCTGCTCATCAATGATCTCAACATGCAGTATTTCATTCAGGACAG GAGGGAAGTGTATCGGATCCTACAGGAAGAAGGCATCGACCTACCTCGTTATGCCATATTAAATCGCGATCCGGACAATCCCGAAG AGTGTAACCTGGTGGAGGGGGAGGACCATGTTGAGGTGAACGGGGAGGTGTTCCATAAACCCTTTGTGGAGAAGCCTGTGTGTGCAGAAGACCACAATGTCTACATATATTACCCAACATCTGCCGGAGGAGGCAGCCAGAGGCTCTTCAGAAAG ATAGGAAGTCGCAGCAGTGTGTACTCCCCAGAGAGCAGCGTGCGAAAGACTGGATCCTACATCTACGAGGAGTTCATGCCAACCGACGGTACTGATGTGAAG GTTTACACAGTGGGCCCAGACTACGCCCATGCTGAGGCCAGAAAGTCTCCAGCACTGGACGGAAAGGTGGAGAGAGACAGCGAGGGGAAGGAGATCCGTTACCCCGTCATGCTCACTGCCATGGAGAAACTGGTGGCCCGCAAGGTCTGCCTGGCTTTCAAG cAAACAGTATGTGGGTTCGACCTGCTCCGAGCCAACGGCCATTCCTATGTCTGCGACGTGAATGGCTTCAGCTTCGTCAAAAACTCAATGAAGTACTACGATGACTGTGCCAAAGTCCTGGG GAACATGGTAATGAGGGAGTTGGCTCCCCAGTTGCACATTCCCTGGTCCATCCCCATGGAGGCCGAAGACATCCCCATTGTCCCAACAACTTCAGGAACCAT GATGGAGCTGCGTTGTGTTATCGCCATTATCCGGCATGGAGATCGAACACCAAAGCAAAAGATGAAAATGGAGGTTCGACATCCCCT ATTCTTCGATTTGTTTGAGAAGTATGGAGGATACAAGACAGgcaagctaaagctaaaaaagCCAAAACAGCTGCAG GAAGTGCTAGATATCGCCCGCCTGCTGCTGCTTGAACTAGGCCAGCACAACGACTGTGAGATCGAGGAGAAGAAATCCAAACTGGAGCAACTCAAGACCGTCTTGGAAAT GTATGGTCATTTTTCAGGTATCAACAGGAAAGTCCAGCTGACCTACCTCCGAAACGGCCAACCTAAAGCCTCCAGTGAAGAAGAAG ACTTTAAGAAGGATGCTCCGTCTCTGCTCCTGGTGCTGAAGTGGGGTGGGGAGCTGACACCTGCGGGCCGGGTTCAGGCTGAAGAGCTGGGCAGGGCTTTCCGCTGCATGTACCCTGGAGGTCAAG CCAGTAATCGCCGGTCCCTTGGCTGTGAGTCCCCTATTGACTTTG GTGACTATGCTGGGTTTCCTGGCTGCGGCCTCCTGCGCCTGCACAGCACTTACCGCCACGATCTGAAGATCTACGCCTCTGATGAGGGCAGGGTGCAGATGACAGCAGCAGCTTTTGCCAAG GGCCTGCTGGCTCTGGAGGGGGAGCTGACTCCAATCCTGGTTCAGATGGTAAAGAGTGCCAACATGAACGGACTACTGGACAGTGACAGTGACTCTCTGACTGACTGCCAACAGAAGGTGAAGGCCAGGCTGCATGAGATCATGCAGAAGGATCAGGAGTTTACACAGGAGGACTATCAGAAG TTGGCCCCAACAAGCAGTCCATCGCTGGTGAACTCTATGAAGGTCATAGAAAATCCAGTCACAACCTGTGACAAGGTGTATGCGCTGATCCAGAGCCTCAACTCGCAGATCCGGAAGAGACTGGAGGACCCCAAGTCTGCAG ACTTGCAGCTTTATCACAGTGAGACATTGGAGCTGATGCTGCAGCGCTGGTCCAAGCTGGAGAGAGACTTCCGCACGAAGAACGGGCGCTACGACATCAGCAAGATCCCAGACATCTACGACTGCATCAAATACGACTCGCAGCACAACGCTTCGCTTGGCTTGGAGGACAAGTTGGAGCTGTTCAGACTGTCTCGTGCTCTGGCTGACATAGTCATCCCACAG GAGTATGGCATCACCAAAGCAGAGAAACTGGACATTGCTCAGGCTTACTGTGTTCCTCTGATGAAGAAAATCCAGCTGGACCTGCAGAGGACGCACGAGGATGAGGCCGTCAACAAGCTGCACCCTCT GTATTCTCGGGGGGTGATGTCTCCTGGTCGTCATGTTCGCACACGCCTTTACTTCACAAGCGAGAGCCACGTTCACTCCCTGCTCAGCATGTTCCGCTATGGAGGACTTCTGGAT GAGGTGAAGGACCAGCAGTGGAAACAGGCGATGGACTACCTAAGCGCTGTAACTGAACTCAACTACATGACGCAGATAGTCATCATGCTGTATGAAGACAACAACAAG GACCCCTCCTCAGAGGAGCGTTTCCATGTGGAGCTTCACTTCAGTCCAGGAGTCAAAGGGTGCGAGGATGAAGAGAACGTGCCTCTTGGCTTCGGATTCCGCCCTGCTTCCTCAGAG AATGAAGACAAAAAGCCGGATCAGGGCAGTCTGGAGGACCTCTCCCAGGACCAGACAGATGAGGCACTTCTTGTCTCAGAGTCAATTAATATCCAGCGAAGATCACCCATGATTCGCAATCGCAAGACAGGCTCCATGGAG GTCCTCTCTGAGACCTCCCCCACACATTCCTCCAAAGGCAGCACCTCCCATCGACTCTTCCAATCGTGCTCGCGCCAGTCTCCTGAGATCAAACCAGCCGGTGGCCTAG GGTCACTCTGCTCTGGCCTCTTCAGTGCCTCTTCCCTCGGTGTGTCCTGTAGCGCCCCCAACCTGCGGGACTACGTCCGcacacaccaccaccaccaccgaAAACCACCTCTGTCCCCCGGCAGTCTGCCATGCAAGATTGGCATGTTTG AGCTGTTCTCTATGCTGGCAGTAAAGAGATTTTCAGTGTCGTTTGCCAGGCATCCGACCAATG
- the ppip5k1b gene encoding inositol hexakisphosphate and diphosphoinositol-pentakisphosphate kinase 1 isoform X5 has product MSEPFKGRGPVKEQGRVHRNVPRFVVGCEDDEQDMGQMEAGMKKEMFREEDMEDDEDESPSERQIIVGICAMMKKSKSKPMTEILERLCKFDYIDVEIFPEEVILEEPVEKWPLCDCLISFHSKGFPLDKAVEYVKLRNPLLINDLNMQYFIQDRREVYRILQEEGIDLPRYAILNRDPDNPEECNLVEGEDHVEVNGEVFHKPFVEKPVCAEDHNVYIYYPTSAGGGSQRLFRKIGSRSSVYSPESSVRKTGSYIYEEFMPTDGTDVKVYTVGPDYAHAEARKSPALDGKVERDSEGKEIRYPVMLTAMEKLVARKVCLAFKQTVCGFDLLRANGHSYVCDVNGFSFVKNSMKYYDDCAKVLGNMVMRELAPQLHIPWSIPMEAEDIPIVPTTSGTMMELRCVIAIIRHGDRTPKQKMKMEVRHPLFFDLFEKYGGYKTGKLKLKKPKQLQEVLDIARLLLLELGQHNDCEIEEKKSKLEQLKTVLEMYGHFSGINRKVQLTYLRNGQPKASSEEEDFKKDAPSLLLVLKWGGELTPAGRVQAEELGRAFRCMYPGGQGDYAGFPGCGLLRLHSTYRHDLKIYASDEGRVQMTAAAFAKGLLALEGELTPILVQMVKSANMNGLLDSDSDSLTDCQQKVKARLHEIMQKDQEFTQEDYQKLAPTSSPSLVNSMKVIENPVTTCDKVYALIQSLNSQIRKRLEDPKSADLQLYHSETLELMLQRWSKLERDFRTKNGRYDISKIPDIYDCIKYDSQHNASLGLEDKLELFRLSRALADIVIPQEYGITKAEKLDIAQAYCVPLMKKIQLDLQRTHEDEAVNKLHPLYSRGVMSPGRHVRTRLYFTSESHVHSLLSMFRYGGLLDEVKDQQWKQAMDYLSAVTELNYMTQIVIMLYEDNNKDPSSEERFHVELHFSPGVKGCEDEENVPLGFGFRPASSENEDKKPDQGSLEDLSQDQTDEALLVSESINIQRRSPMIRNRKTGSMEVLSETSPTHSSKGSTSHRLFQSCSRQSPEIKPAGGLGSLCSGLFSASSLGVSCSAPNLRDYVRTHHHHHRKPPLSPGSLPCKIGMFELFSMLAVKRFSVSFARHPTNGFEGCSMVPSIYPLETLHNSLSLKQVEEFLKSVCESSSEAHAKTMKALSGLFDSQSQTSLYSPQQPLSSSGSEASLRPPSQPLWHGSIPSSAVSSAGPSSPITETGGVNFSFSE; this is encoded by the exons ATGTCCGAGCCCTTCAAGGGACGAGGACCAGTGAAAGAACAAGGGCGGGTTCACAGAAACGTTCCTCGGTTTGTGGTTGGTTGTGAAGATGATGAGCAAGACATGGGTCAAATGGAGGCTGGCATGAAGAAGGAGATGTTTCGAGAGGAGGACATGGAGGATGATGAAGATGAGTCG CCATCAGAGCGACAGATCATTGTGGGAATATGTGCAATGATGAAGAAGTCCAAGTCGAAGCCCATGACTGAGATCTTGGAGCGACTTTGTAAGTTTGACTACATTGACGTAGAGATTTTTCCTGAGGAGGTGATCCTGGAAGAACCTGTGGAGAAATGGCCTCTCTGCGACTGCCTGATCTCCTTCCATTCCAAAG gcttccctcttgacaaagctgtggaataCGTCAAGCTCAGGAATCCGCTGCTCATCAATGATCTCAACATGCAGTATTTCATTCAGGACAG GAGGGAAGTGTATCGGATCCTACAGGAAGAAGGCATCGACCTACCTCGTTATGCCATATTAAATCGCGATCCGGACAATCCCGAAG AGTGTAACCTGGTGGAGGGGGAGGACCATGTTGAGGTGAACGGGGAGGTGTTCCATAAACCCTTTGTGGAGAAGCCTGTGTGTGCAGAAGACCACAATGTCTACATATATTACCCAACATCTGCCGGAGGAGGCAGCCAGAGGCTCTTCAGAAAG ATAGGAAGTCGCAGCAGTGTGTACTCCCCAGAGAGCAGCGTGCGAAAGACTGGATCCTACATCTACGAGGAGTTCATGCCAACCGACGGTACTGATGTGAAG GTTTACACAGTGGGCCCAGACTACGCCCATGCTGAGGCCAGAAAGTCTCCAGCACTGGACGGAAAGGTGGAGAGAGACAGCGAGGGGAAGGAGATCCGTTACCCCGTCATGCTCACTGCCATGGAGAAACTGGTGGCCCGCAAGGTCTGCCTGGCTTTCAAG cAAACAGTATGTGGGTTCGACCTGCTCCGAGCCAACGGCCATTCCTATGTCTGCGACGTGAATGGCTTCAGCTTCGTCAAAAACTCAATGAAGTACTACGATGACTGTGCCAAAGTCCTGGG GAACATGGTAATGAGGGAGTTGGCTCCCCAGTTGCACATTCCCTGGTCCATCCCCATGGAGGCCGAAGACATCCCCATTGTCCCAACAACTTCAGGAACCAT GATGGAGCTGCGTTGTGTTATCGCCATTATCCGGCATGGAGATCGAACACCAAAGCAAAAGATGAAAATGGAGGTTCGACATCCCCT ATTCTTCGATTTGTTTGAGAAGTATGGAGGATACAAGACAGgcaagctaaagctaaaaaagCCAAAACAGCTGCAG GAAGTGCTAGATATCGCCCGCCTGCTGCTGCTTGAACTAGGCCAGCACAACGACTGTGAGATCGAGGAGAAGAAATCCAAACTGGAGCAACTCAAGACCGTCTTGGAAAT GTATGGTCATTTTTCAGGTATCAACAGGAAAGTCCAGCTGACCTACCTCCGAAACGGCCAACCTAAAGCCTCCAGTGAAGAAGAAG ACTTTAAGAAGGATGCTCCGTCTCTGCTCCTGGTGCTGAAGTGGGGTGGGGAGCTGACACCTGCGGGCCGGGTTCAGGCTGAAGAGCTGGGCAGGGCTTTCCGCTGCATGTACCCTGGAGGTCAAG GTGACTATGCTGGGTTTCCTGGCTGCGGCCTCCTGCGCCTGCACAGCACTTACCGCCACGATCTGAAGATCTACGCCTCTGATGAGGGCAGGGTGCAGATGACAGCAGCAGCTTTTGCCAAG GGCCTGCTGGCTCTGGAGGGGGAGCTGACTCCAATCCTGGTTCAGATGGTAAAGAGTGCCAACATGAACGGACTACTGGACAGTGACAGTGACTCTCTGACTGACTGCCAACAGAAGGTGAAGGCCAGGCTGCATGAGATCATGCAGAAGGATCAGGAGTTTACACAGGAGGACTATCAGAAG TTGGCCCCAACAAGCAGTCCATCGCTGGTGAACTCTATGAAGGTCATAGAAAATCCAGTCACAACCTGTGACAAGGTGTATGCGCTGATCCAGAGCCTCAACTCGCAGATCCGGAAGAGACTGGAGGACCCCAAGTCTGCAG ACTTGCAGCTTTATCACAGTGAGACATTGGAGCTGATGCTGCAGCGCTGGTCCAAGCTGGAGAGAGACTTCCGCACGAAGAACGGGCGCTACGACATCAGCAAGATCCCAGACATCTACGACTGCATCAAATACGACTCGCAGCACAACGCTTCGCTTGGCTTGGAGGACAAGTTGGAGCTGTTCAGACTGTCTCGTGCTCTGGCTGACATAGTCATCCCACAG GAGTATGGCATCACCAAAGCAGAGAAACTGGACATTGCTCAGGCTTACTGTGTTCCTCTGATGAAGAAAATCCAGCTGGACCTGCAGAGGACGCACGAGGATGAGGCCGTCAACAAGCTGCACCCTCT GTATTCTCGGGGGGTGATGTCTCCTGGTCGTCATGTTCGCACACGCCTTTACTTCACAAGCGAGAGCCACGTTCACTCCCTGCTCAGCATGTTCCGCTATGGAGGACTTCTGGAT GAGGTGAAGGACCAGCAGTGGAAACAGGCGATGGACTACCTAAGCGCTGTAACTGAACTCAACTACATGACGCAGATAGTCATCATGCTGTATGAAGACAACAACAAG GACCCCTCCTCAGAGGAGCGTTTCCATGTGGAGCTTCACTTCAGTCCAGGAGTCAAAGGGTGCGAGGATGAAGAGAACGTGCCTCTTGGCTTCGGATTCCGCCCTGCTTCCTCAGAG AATGAAGACAAAAAGCCGGATCAGGGCAGTCTGGAGGACCTCTCCCAGGACCAGACAGATGAGGCACTTCTTGTCTCAGAGTCAATTAATATCCAGCGAAGATCACCCATGATTCGCAATCGCAAGACAGGCTCCATGGAG GTCCTCTCTGAGACCTCCCCCACACATTCCTCCAAAGGCAGCACCTCCCATCGACTCTTCCAATCGTGCTCGCGCCAGTCTCCTGAGATCAAACCAGCCGGTGGCCTAG GGTCACTCTGCTCTGGCCTCTTCAGTGCCTCTTCCCTCGGTGTGTCCTGTAGCGCCCCCAACCTGCGGGACTACGTCCGcacacaccaccaccaccaccgaAAACCACCTCTGTCCCCCGGCAGTCTGCCATGCAAGATTGGCATGTTTG AGCTGTTCTCTATGCTGGCAGTAAAGAGATTTTCAGTGTCGTTTGCCAGGCATCCGACCAATG
- the ppip5k1b gene encoding inositol hexakisphosphate and diphosphoinositol-pentakisphosphate kinase 2 isoform X4, giving the protein MSEPFKGRGPVKEQGRVHRNVPRFVVGCEDDEQDMGQMEAGMKKEMFREEDMEDDEDESPSERQIIVGICAMMKKSKSKPMTEILERLCKFDYIDVEIFPEEVILEEPVEKWPLCDCLISFHSKGFPLDKAVEYVKLRNPLLINDLNMQYFIQDRREVYRILQEEGIDLPRYAILNRDPDNPEECNLVEGEDHVEVNGEVFHKPFVEKPVCAEDHNVYIYYPTSAGGGSQRLFRKIGSRSSVYSPESSVRKTGSYIYEEFMPTDGTDVKVYTVGPDYAHAEARKSPALDGKVERDSEGKEIRYPVMLTAMEKLVARKVCLAFKQTVCGFDLLRANGHSYVCDVNGFSFVKNSMKYYDDCAKVLGNMVMRELAPQLHIPWSIPMEAEDIPIVPTTSGTMMELRCVIAIIRHGDRTPKQKMKMEVRHPLFFDLFEKYGGYKTGKLKLKKPKQLQEVLDIARLLLLELGQHNDCEIEEKKSKLEQLKTVLEMESSLNDTQYGHFSGINRKVQLTYLRNGQPKASSEEEDFKKDAPSLLLVLKWGGELTPAGRVQAEELGRAFRCMYPGGQASNRRSLGCESPIDFGDYAGFPGCGLLRLHSTYRHDLKIYASDEGRVQMTAAAFAKGLLALEGELTPILVQMVKSANMNGLLDSDSDSLTDCQQKVKARLHEIMQKDQEFTQEDYQKLAPTSSPSLVNSMKVIENPVTTCDKVYALIQSLNSQIRKRLEDPKSADLQLYHSETLELMLQRWSKLERDFRTKNGRYDISKIPDIYDCIKYDSQHNASLGLEDKLELFRLSRALADIVIPQEYGITKAEKLDIAQAYCVPLMKKIQLDLQRTHEDEAVNKLHPLYSRGVMSPGRHVRTRLYFTSESHVHSLLSMFRYGGLLDEVKDQQWKQAMDYLSAVTELNYMTQIVIMLYEDNNKDPSSEERFHVELHFSPGVKGCEDEENVPLGFGFRPASSENEDKKPDQGSLEDLSQDQTDEALLVSESINIQRRSPMIRNRKTGSMEVLSETSPTHSSKGSTSHRLFQSCSRQSPEIKPAGGLGSLCSGLFSASSLGVSCSAPNLRDYVRTHHHHHRKPPLSPGSLPCKIGMFGFEGCSMVPSIYPLETLHNSLSLKQVEEFLKSVCESSSEAHAKTMKALSGLFDSQSQTSLYSPQQPLSSSGSEASLRPPSQPLWHGSIPSSAVSSAGPSSPITETGGVNFSFSE; this is encoded by the exons ATGTCCGAGCCCTTCAAGGGACGAGGACCAGTGAAAGAACAAGGGCGGGTTCACAGAAACGTTCCTCGGTTTGTGGTTGGTTGTGAAGATGATGAGCAAGACATGGGTCAAATGGAGGCTGGCATGAAGAAGGAGATGTTTCGAGAGGAGGACATGGAGGATGATGAAGATGAGTCG CCATCAGAGCGACAGATCATTGTGGGAATATGTGCAATGATGAAGAAGTCCAAGTCGAAGCCCATGACTGAGATCTTGGAGCGACTTTGTAAGTTTGACTACATTGACGTAGAGATTTTTCCTGAGGAGGTGATCCTGGAAGAACCTGTGGAGAAATGGCCTCTCTGCGACTGCCTGATCTCCTTCCATTCCAAAG gcttccctcttgacaaagctgtggaataCGTCAAGCTCAGGAATCCGCTGCTCATCAATGATCTCAACATGCAGTATTTCATTCAGGACAG GAGGGAAGTGTATCGGATCCTACAGGAAGAAGGCATCGACCTACCTCGTTATGCCATATTAAATCGCGATCCGGACAATCCCGAAG AGTGTAACCTGGTGGAGGGGGAGGACCATGTTGAGGTGAACGGGGAGGTGTTCCATAAACCCTTTGTGGAGAAGCCTGTGTGTGCAGAAGACCACAATGTCTACATATATTACCCAACATCTGCCGGAGGAGGCAGCCAGAGGCTCTTCAGAAAG ATAGGAAGTCGCAGCAGTGTGTACTCCCCAGAGAGCAGCGTGCGAAAGACTGGATCCTACATCTACGAGGAGTTCATGCCAACCGACGGTACTGATGTGAAG GTTTACACAGTGGGCCCAGACTACGCCCATGCTGAGGCCAGAAAGTCTCCAGCACTGGACGGAAAGGTGGAGAGAGACAGCGAGGGGAAGGAGATCCGTTACCCCGTCATGCTCACTGCCATGGAGAAACTGGTGGCCCGCAAGGTCTGCCTGGCTTTCAAG cAAACAGTATGTGGGTTCGACCTGCTCCGAGCCAACGGCCATTCCTATGTCTGCGACGTGAATGGCTTCAGCTTCGTCAAAAACTCAATGAAGTACTACGATGACTGTGCCAAAGTCCTGGG GAACATGGTAATGAGGGAGTTGGCTCCCCAGTTGCACATTCCCTGGTCCATCCCCATGGAGGCCGAAGACATCCCCATTGTCCCAACAACTTCAGGAACCAT GATGGAGCTGCGTTGTGTTATCGCCATTATCCGGCATGGAGATCGAACACCAAAGCAAAAGATGAAAATGGAGGTTCGACATCCCCT ATTCTTCGATTTGTTTGAGAAGTATGGAGGATACAAGACAGgcaagctaaagctaaaaaagCCAAAACAGCTGCAG GAAGTGCTAGATATCGCCCGCCTGCTGCTGCTTGAACTAGGCCAGCACAACGACTGTGAGATCGAGGAGAAGAAATCCAAACTGGAGCAACTCAAGACCGTCTTGGAAAT GGAATCCAGCTTGAATGACACTCA GTATGGTCATTTTTCAGGTATCAACAGGAAAGTCCAGCTGACCTACCTCCGAAACGGCCAACCTAAAGCCTCCAGTGAAGAAGAAG ACTTTAAGAAGGATGCTCCGTCTCTGCTCCTGGTGCTGAAGTGGGGTGGGGAGCTGACACCTGCGGGCCGGGTTCAGGCTGAAGAGCTGGGCAGGGCTTTCCGCTGCATGTACCCTGGAGGTCAAG CCAGTAATCGCCGGTCCCTTGGCTGTGAGTCCCCTATTGACTTTG GTGACTATGCTGGGTTTCCTGGCTGCGGCCTCCTGCGCCTGCACAGCACTTACCGCCACGATCTGAAGATCTACGCCTCTGATGAGGGCAGGGTGCAGATGACAGCAGCAGCTTTTGCCAAG GGCCTGCTGGCTCTGGAGGGGGAGCTGACTCCAATCCTGGTTCAGATGGTAAAGAGTGCCAACATGAACGGACTACTGGACAGTGACAGTGACTCTCTGACTGACTGCCAACAGAAGGTGAAGGCCAGGCTGCATGAGATCATGCAGAAGGATCAGGAGTTTACACAGGAGGACTATCAGAAG TTGGCCCCAACAAGCAGTCCATCGCTGGTGAACTCTATGAAGGTCATAGAAAATCCAGTCACAACCTGTGACAAGGTGTATGCGCTGATCCAGAGCCTCAACTCGCAGATCCGGAAGAGACTGGAGGACCCCAAGTCTGCAG ACTTGCAGCTTTATCACAGTGAGACATTGGAGCTGATGCTGCAGCGCTGGTCCAAGCTGGAGAGAGACTTCCGCACGAAGAACGGGCGCTACGACATCAGCAAGATCCCAGACATCTACGACTGCATCAAATACGACTCGCAGCACAACGCTTCGCTTGGCTTGGAGGACAAGTTGGAGCTGTTCAGACTGTCTCGTGCTCTGGCTGACATAGTCATCCCACAG GAGTATGGCATCACCAAAGCAGAGAAACTGGACATTGCTCAGGCTTACTGTGTTCCTCTGATGAAGAAAATCCAGCTGGACCTGCAGAGGACGCACGAGGATGAGGCCGTCAACAAGCTGCACCCTCT GTATTCTCGGGGGGTGATGTCTCCTGGTCGTCATGTTCGCACACGCCTTTACTTCACAAGCGAGAGCCACGTTCACTCCCTGCTCAGCATGTTCCGCTATGGAGGACTTCTGGAT GAGGTGAAGGACCAGCAGTGGAAACAGGCGATGGACTACCTAAGCGCTGTAACTGAACTCAACTACATGACGCAGATAGTCATCATGCTGTATGAAGACAACAACAAG GACCCCTCCTCAGAGGAGCGTTTCCATGTGGAGCTTCACTTCAGTCCAGGAGTCAAAGGGTGCGAGGATGAAGAGAACGTGCCTCTTGGCTTCGGATTCCGCCCTGCTTCCTCAGAG AATGAAGACAAAAAGCCGGATCAGGGCAGTCTGGAGGACCTCTCCCAGGACCAGACAGATGAGGCACTTCTTGTCTCAGAGTCAATTAATATCCAGCGAAGATCACCCATGATTCGCAATCGCAAGACAGGCTCCATGGAG GTCCTCTCTGAGACCTCCCCCACACATTCCTCCAAAGGCAGCACCTCCCATCGACTCTTCCAATCGTGCTCGCGCCAGTCTCCTGAGATCAAACCAGCCGGTGGCCTAG GGTCACTCTGCTCTGGCCTCTTCAGTGCCTCTTCCCTCGGTGTGTCCTGTAGCGCCCCCAACCTGCGGGACTACGTCCGcacacaccaccaccaccaccgaAAACCACCTCTGTCCCCCGGCAGTCTGCCATGCAAGATTGGCATGTTTG